The segment CAAATTCAAAATCGCTAGCACATATCTTTCCTACATGCTTCAATTAtcaaatttagatcaaacttgtcaaaatcaaattataaaaaataataataaaaataaccaGATATGTAACCTAACAATCAAAgaacatatttttcattgaaataaATATCATAAATGTACAATTTACACTTTATATATTATTCTTAAATTATATATTGTCTTTTCATCTTTAATGGTCACTAACACCTCTTTCTGTCTTATTGTTGTGACACGCATCTATATCGAAAAGAAGATAAATAACTATAGAGAAGAATGTTGACAGAGTGATACTTCATTGAAAACGCAACAAAATTCTTCATAAAGCCGCTAGGATTCTTCTATAAACCGCTAGAAGGTCTATATAGTGACAACCAATGTGGCATCCATGAGAACGCATCACTCAAAATAATAGTTTTGATTAATGTAAgtgaaaaaaatcattttgaatgATTACAAGTTGTGATTGTTTCCACTTGGATGTGAACATTAACATTCTTATAGAGAAATGAAACTTTAAATGAACCCTACATAGTCAAATCAGCAAACATGACAACACAAAAAGAAGCCTAACTTGGCATATAACAAAATTtccaacaaatttcaaaattttaaggtttagttgaacaattttttcaatttatcagaattttattttattacaacTTTATATGAGTAATCAAGAATCTAAATCAAGTGAAAGAAGTAATTGTTCATTTAAATCcagtaaaaaaattacaatattgtGAAATTGcatataatttacatgtttgcTTATTGTCTTGGAGGTACCCGACCACTTGAATATGtactattatttgattaattagtgcATAAATTACATTATAGAATATAAAATTTAACGATTGCTCAAATTCATTTACAATTGATTTAACAATAGAAAATGGACAAATTTAACGATTGTTCAAATTCAATGGTAAATGTTAACTAATAAATTTATCAATAAATTCACAAGGAACTATAAGTAATTGTTTTAGAACAGTTAAaagatttataaaagtttataatttcataaaaaGTTGTAGTTTGCTAATATTTATATTGAACTTGTAATGAATAACATTGTAACAATGCTGACAAATTCACATTCAAACGAAATAATAGagtaaaaaatgattaaaattctaAATTTATATGAGTTTAAATCCAAAAGACAAATAGATGAATAATTCAATATTTCATAAAACCCAAAATGTATTTAAATGATCAAATTTCTAATCCAAAAAACAAATAGTATGAAACAAAGTAATCAAAAACCAAACCCAAAAACCAAATAGTATGTAAATATAATATGAAATCAATCGTACTCAAATCACCCAACTACTCATataaaatcatgaaaatcatatattattttttttttctttggaaTTAACAGTTTTGGCTTGCCTTCTCTAGAAGTATGATCTGTCATTGATGTTAATGATCGTTTGGTTGAGAACATTGTTTCCAGATTATCAACATTGTAAACATCTTCCAAGTTGTGTTTTAATTCTTCATGTATAGACACTTTTTTAAAGGATGTCCACTTAGTTAGTGGACTTGTTGCAATACTTTTATCAAGATTCGAAGCGGGTGTGACGTTTTCACCAGTAAACGAAACTGCAtcctatatataaaaaataaattcatatgtcaatctaaaagttaataatattttaaaatgtttaaaatattagatttagttatattgtatttaaaacctttaaatttaATGTGTCTTGACATCCGAATTTCGCCGATAAAACGTTAAACGAATCAGATTACGACGCCTATATTTGTAGTACATAAAAATATGTTAGTTGAtcaactaaaatataaaaaaacgaaTCTAATAAGTGTAGTGTTTGTAGTATGTTTCGTAAAAGATTGTTACATGTTCgatgttaattttttttccaatttaacAGTGATTTTATTATCAACATTGAAGTTTGTGATTCATAACCATCAACATTGTTCTTCaaattataatgagaaatttgaactttgaatGCCAACTTTTTATCCAAAAGTAATTTCAAACAGACGAATAAATCTTTATATTACCctcctaaaaatgaaaaaattaacgGTTATAAAAATTGACAAACAAAAAGTGAAAATTAGTTTTATATAAATGAAGTTAATGTCGATAACCTCATTAAACTTTTGAAGCAACtcttgtgtgtttttttttcaaaagtttctttGGGTCGCGATCAAATAACATTAGTGACACCACGCTGGTAAAGTCTTGTACTGTAATGGTGATTTTGAAATTAAAACCATTGATATAAACAAattcaataatataaaattagaaaattttaattggagattataataatatgtataaaagaGTTATTGAAAACCTTGGAACAACATATACGTCTTTGTTAATGCAAGTTgaaatgtaataataaaaaacTTCTTTATCCTACTTTTGGTCCGTGCCACTAGCTTTGTCATCATGCATTAAAACGACTTTTATGACTTTTTCTTGATACACATAGGTCAACACATTGAAAAATCGATATAAAGGGTATAATTTTGTTTCTATAACTAAATGAATGAAACTAATATGCTTAAAgtagattgattaattttttCATGACCTCTCAACAAGAACACAGTAATAACAAATAATAAGAATATAGTAAATGCAAGAAATTGAAGAAGGATAAGGAGAACAAAGTAAAGTAATAGCTTGGAAAAAAGAATTGGAGAAGAAGATTACTCAAGAAGAACATTGTAAATCATAGGACTCAATCCAAAATCATAAGAATAACCACTTCGTATATATATGGTGTTTTTGATTAAGGAAATCATTATCTTCTAAAAACATTTGGGATCCCAAGATATCACCTTGAAGATTTTCAGCTATTCATCTGGAAAAAAAGAAATATATCAGTTATATTAATTCAAAACTTCAAATTAATTGACTTTCTTATTTAATCAGTTTTAAAATTCAAACAATTATCTCAAATTGATTCATTTTATATGAGATATACTGGGAGataaattatgaataatattgactttaattttaactGTTAAATATTTTGCTGATTTAGTgggattagattagattttataggttaataacttaattattgatATGTTGGTTTaatgagttttttttaaaaacaaataaataaataaaatgtaaaCTGGTTTGAATTTGGAAATCAAAAGCCATAAATAAAGGAGTTAAACTaggaacaatattaattagagaaactgatatcatgtatataaatagaatgatatgtttcaattgataaaataattactgaatttaaaaattctataattattatagattttataattaaatgtaattgtatTTGAATTTTATTTGTGGAGGATGATGTCAGCAATTGATCTAAGGGTAAAAAAGATAGGATTAAAATACAATCAAGGGCTCTGATTGCTTTATTTGGTGAattaaaggttctcttttaataatactTAGAGATGATTATATATAGTCTAATTATCTACAATCATATTCTAATGGGAGATTACATTAACTACATGCAATGGAAATTTGAAGATAAAAATCTCTAAATATCCTAACATTTGACTTTTAAAGTAATCTCAATAACACATCATATCGATGCGGGGGAAGCCTTCATGAGAGGATCCGATGAGCAAATAGCAATGATGTTAGACTGACAATTAGCCGCTATTAATTACTCAAACATACGATTATTAGTGGTATGTCGGAGATTGATCTTGCAAATACTTTCCAACGACTGAGTTGGTTTTTGGTATATAAATATGGAAGATAGTGGGGTGAATCATATATGGGTACGAATAAGATACCATGCATTAGAGATACCCATGGACATAAGAATTAGATCAAAAAATGTCCGTTCTTCTCATGTCAAAGTCTAGTCAATgctagttttaaaaaaaatccagATGAGTTGGTTTTTGGTATATAAATATGGAAGATAGTGGGGTGAATCATATATGGGTACGAATAAGATACCATGCATTAGAGATACCCATGGACATGAGAATTAGATCAAAAAATGTTCGTTCTTCTCATGTCAAAGTCTAGTCAATgctagttttaaaaaaaatccagATGAGTTGGTTTTTGGTATATAAATATGGAAGATAGTGGGGTGAATCATATATGGGTACGAATAAGATACCATGCATTAGAGATACACATGGACATGAGAATTAGACCAAAAAATGTTCGTTCTTCTCATGTCAAAATCTAGTCAATgctagttttaaaaaaaatccagATGAATTGGTTTTTGGTATATAAATATGGAAGATAGTGGGGTGAATCATATATGGGTACGAATAAGATACCATGCATTAGAGATACCCATGGACATAAGAATTAGATCAAAAAATGTTCGTTCTTCTCATGTCAAAGTCTAGTCAATgctagttttaaaaaaaatccagATGAGTTGGTTTTTGGTATATAAATATGGAAGATAGTGGGGTGAATCATATATGGGCACGAATAAGATACCATGCATTAGAGATACACATGGACATGAGAATTAGACCAAAAAATGTTCGTTCTTCTCATGTCAAAATCTAGTCAAtgctagttttaaaaaaaaatccagaTGAATTGGTTTTGGGTATATAAATATGGAAGATAGTGGGGTAAATCATATATGGGTACGAATAAGATACCATGCATTAGAGATATACATGGACATGAGAATTAGACCAAAAAATGTTCGTTCTTCTCATGTCAAAATCTAGTCAAtactagttttaaaaaaaatccagACCCATCTAAGGTTCGATATGTTGaaaatgtataaaaataaaaataaatacattatTTTGATGTATATGTGAAATTCATTGACCATTTTTAGAATGGCTTACGCGTACGCACTAAGTCCTATAATacaattattaattatatacTATCTTTTATCCAATGCGGAAAAAGACACGCTTGTAAATAACGGAATTTTAGTCATAAAAATATTTAGATTTAAGGAGCGAGCTCAATTGGCGGCCTAGTAACTAGGTCAGATCCCAAGAAaacgaaacaaaaacaaaatagttgaagtttgtttgttttttttaacacaAAAGCTGACATTTGTAGattaaaatgaaaaagaaaattgtATCAAGGTTTTCTTTGTAACTAATGTTGGTCAGAATAGCCAAGAGGGTCCTTAAAGATTAGCTTGAACTTGTGCCCATTTATTAAAGGACGCATAAATTGGCTTTAAGCACTCAATAACATACTTAATACTTGAAATCCTCTGACCTATAATCAAAACTACAAATAATAACAAAGAACCAATTCCAGGTTTCCAACGATGAGCCATGAGTAAATCCACCATTGTATATTATTAATATTCtaaaagtaaaaaagaaattTCAAATGGGTTTTAAGAATAGAATGAAATCACCATCATCTCAAGTCAACAATAGAAATCACCAAAAACTAGATATCAATTAAACTAGTTctgtgtttcactttacttatatatcatatgtcTAAACAAATAAGCAAAACACTTTCTACATTACACAACCTTGGAACAAACATACTGAGTATGTAATTGTCTTCCACAACAGCAAGCAATCTAGGACAAAATCAGACAAGAAAACATATGAAAACGAAGATTGCAAATAgaataacaaaaaggaaacatATTGCAAATAgaataacaaaaaggaaacatacttttatttttatattttttgtattataACACCCTAAtttcaattattttttaattaagaCATTGCAATGTTAAATGTATACcaattatatcattatacttcaaaaaaaaaaaaaaaaaaaaaatcttattagGGCATTATACCTTTAAAAATTCTACCCAATTATAATACTgaaaattgttttgtattttgaTGGCATTGCCATAATTAATTAGGTAGCTTTTCCAAGTACAATGTTTTGTAATAAGAGAATGGAAATAATCAAATCAACAAAAGTATGTTTTGCAATTTACCCCACAAAAAGAGATAAATGCAACAAATAGCAATGCACTTGTATTTATCAATGTATTATTATAGCATCCAACTTTCATGTTTTTTTATTACAACAATGCACTTTCAATTATTTTCTTATTAAGAtaatgtactttgaaaaatctaccaactATTGCATTATACTCCAGTTATTCTTATTGTGGTAAATATACTTTAAAACATCTACCAAAATATTGCAGTGAAAACTGCTTTGTTGTTTTAAAGAGgttgatttttcaaagtacaaggTTATATAAGAAAAACTAAAAGTAGCATATGATTTGATACATAAATCAATAGATGTGCGTAGCTATTTCTTGCATGTTACCGAAAAAAAAAGGTCTAACTGCAATAAATAGCAACAaacttttatttcattttttctattacaacattatacTTATTACTTTCTTATAAAGACATTGTGCTTTAAATATCTACCAATTATGGCATCAACTCACAGAGTTTTGGTATAACTTGGTTAATTTTTTAAAGGAAATGAAAGcaagatgctataataaacaaaccaGTAAAAGTATGCTGCTGTTTCGTGCATtaaaccgaaaaaaaaaaaaatacttaaatgaTAGAGAAACAACTTACATGAAGGAGCATAGGCAAGAGGTGTATGAAACCAAAGACGTGCTTCACTCATCTATGCGATCAACATCCATAGATTGATGGGGAAAGTACCACATTTTAGCAGTAAAGAAAGTGATATTTCCATCATCATCAGTGTTGGGAAATGAAGCAAATCTCCCGAGTGACTCCCATTTAACAGCAACATCAGCACCGTGGTTCAAGTCGCTATAAAAAAATGCATATTCTTCAAATGTCTTTTCACAAGGTTTTACCCATTTCATTTCCCCAAAATCTAGCTCGTGCAATTCATTCAGAAATTTTGAAATTGGAGGCCTCACACAAAGCCTCTCACCTGAACTTACAAACCTAGTCGCATAAAAGAAGTATTTGAGCTTCTTGATTTCGAGCATTGTCAATTTGGGGTGTGGAATGAGTCTCAGTTCAAATAAACGATGCATCTGATCGCTTAGAGCATATATTttccccttaaaagcatatatatCATGGATGCAGAAAGGGTAGGAGGAGACATGATTCCATGCTCCTTTACCCTCTATTGAAAACCATATCTCCCTGCAGGAATGAAGCAACAAAACAAACGCCCACCCATATATTGAGGGTGAAAAGACGAGGATAACCCTGCCAATGCCAGGATTGTAATCAGATGGGAAATTAGGAAAATGAAGTTCCTTCCTTGTGATAGGGTTCACAAGCCAGAAGCTGTGGGTTTTCTTAACAAAAAAGATCAAGTAACCACATGTTAATCCTACACAGGCTGCAACAGCAGAATTGGGAAGAATGGTTTTAAACCTTCTTCTTTCAAAGTCCTCCAGGAAGCAGGTTTTGTCATGAGCATGGCAACAGATACTTATGGTCATGGGTGGCATGGAGGCCATAAACTTGTTTTCATTAGAGCACGCGAGTAATCTCCAAGACTTGCAAACTCCACGGAATGAATAGTAATCCACAACTCCCAACCGCATCATCACTGAATCAAGCAAATCATGGTCAAGATCTGACCAATGTTCACAAGTCTTGGGCATCTCCCTGCTAGATGATGCAGCAGCATCATCATTCTGGTTTCTAGCCATACTCCTTGTCCTAGCCATTCCTACACTTGCAAATAAACAACAGATATATATAATTCATCAAACAACTACATGAATCCTGTGTGATGTTAATCATTTTAATCCGCATACTACACCTCTCAGGGTTTTATTCCATCCATTATTCCCTATAACTGATGGTTTTTGTAACAGAGTCGCAAATAGTTAACCAAATTGTGTATGTTTCACTAAAGTTTTTATGTACTTCATGGTGACATAGATTATTTAGACTTTAGAGCAACAGCAATGGTAAACCATTGACAGCATTATCAAAGGTTTAAGCCATTCAAAGCATGATCAAGGGCTGAAAGCATTTCATAGTTTCACCAAATTGTTTGTGTAATAAACCTGAGATTCACCACTTGTAAACTCTATTTCACGGTAAACTTTACGTCAAAATATATTTGCAAGAACAGATTGGATCTCGATTTCACCAAAATATTACCGGTAGACAACAAATTTCGCTTTAACAGCATGGAACGTAtttgaaaagatcactaaatgcATCAAAGCAGACACCAAATTTCACCAAAATATTCACACAAATAAACTaatcaacaaaaaaattaaattaaacagAGACTCGTCAACGAAAACAGAAGAACCAGAGACGGAGAAGAGTATCTGACACAGAGAAGAAAACGCCGAGAAGAACTGATCGACGGAGAACCAGCGACGCCTGCGACGAAGACGAAAACGACGTCGAGAAGAATTGGGCGTCCGAACGGGAGAGGGTTTATCGATCGGGCTCGTGGGTGGTTGTGTGTGAGGAAAAGAGAGAGGAGGGTCACGAGGAAAAATGGGGGGTTTGTAAGGATCGTTTTCTCACTCGTGTGGTTCCCATTTTTagcaaaagaaaaaaagaaaagaaagtaagaaggaaaaataaaagtaaaaaacaaaaaataaaaaaatctctccaaaattaaatattttgtttttttcattttaaattctttctaatctaaaaaaaattaagagGAAAAGTGATCATTCTATTTTCTTCCACTTACTTCTTTTAATGAAACtcgaaaacattttttttattttcttctcgtttacatcaaattttttttttctctcattAAGTTAAACTCAGGGTGTTTAGCGTATTAAAATTCCAAGAAGTTATTTGTTGTATGAATATTGAAAACTGATATAACTAAgtttcaaattatatataaaaaaattactaTCGAAGTTAACGATTTCGGGATCACAAGACAGTGGCATATGTGGTATGAACTCTGATTACTTATGTGTTTTGACTCGTCTTCGCAATACAATTCCCGGATTCGACTGTAGCGGTTTCACTAATAAGAACACCGccccccctaaatcccaaaaaGCATTGGCGTGTGTACACTTTTTAGCAAAATTGTCAAAGATATGGAAGTTGACTTCGACGTGACTGTTAGACATAAAGCATATTTTGATTATCTTCGGGCACCTCATGCTCAGGATTTTCTGCTAAATATCCCTATTGATGGTCTCGACCAACATATGTCTCATGTGAAGTACCGAACTATCATTCGTTACCGCCTCATGATTCATCTATTCTCAATTGACGAGATATGTCTAGTTTGCCGCAAGTCATGTTTGTACACTTTTGGGGAACATGcggttcattgtagagagctcccGGGTTTCAAGTACCGACATGATGTGGTTAGGGATGTTCTTTTTGATGCTTGTCGACGTGCTGGTATTTCCGTGAAGAAAGAAGCGTCGATGAACTTTTTAACGGACCCGTAGGATGGAAGATTCACACTTAGGCCGactgacattttggtctttggatggatagGAGGGAAACATGCTTGTGTGGATCTTACTGGGGTCTCTCCTCTCGTCGGTTTGAGGGGCGGGGGTTTCACAGCAGAGTATGCCGCTTTAAAAATTGTTGTGAGCAAAGTGGCAAAGCACGAGAATGAATGTATAGAAACTCAACATGTGTTTGTACCTTTTGCAtttgatacatttggttttctcacGCCAAAGGTGGTCGAGCTTCTCAACAGAGTCTAACGagtcatgcattctaatgttaTATCTCAtagatccacaaatgttgttttcaaaagaattagttttgtcatccagaaagggctagcggCACAGTTTGTTGCTCATTTGCCTtccatcgatatgtattgaactatatTTGATTTCAATCAATATAAAAAAGGGAAATATCCAAAAAAGTTCCAAAGTTTTGATCCAATTTACGGTTGAATCCTAAATTAAATTTTTAACGAAAAAAGAAAGAATATCGACTAATGTAATCGGTATTCTTATTTGTATTATATTTTAAttgatgaaacttataacaatgaaaagacatttaaaatacaatacattcatatattttgcatcaagtattatctataaaaaaaaaaatatttaaggtcaaagttgaagaataaagacttaaaaagtcaaatatggacaattaatttgggacggATGTAGTATTATTTAAATTGGAAATTTGGAGATCTTTATATTTTTACAAATTGATTTTGAAGGGAACTCAAAACTACATGGTACTGAATCTGGTCAAAGGCTTCGTGAGAAAAATAATGAGGTTGATAATCAGGTATCCTgcacaaaaaaaattgtttgtggTACCTAGGGTTTGTAGATGTACATGGACCGATGAATCGGGTAAAAAACCATTTCTTGTCTGAAAATGTCTACACTTGTCTAATTATTGGATCGTAGACTTACGGGCTAGACACGTATTCATCCCACAAGTGATATGacatcataatttttttttatactttgaaaaatctactaagtatagcaatgtcatccaaatactaaggtgttgtttgtttttcttaaAAAACCTCTTAAAAACTCTTATTGTTGCGCGGCGTAGCACGCGCATAACACTTTTTTGTCCCGCAACAGTTTGTTTTTCGGAAGTCTTCGGAGCTTAAAACCTCTGCTCGTGTGCTTCTTGGGGAAACACTTGTTGTACCTCTTTCCACCCCCTTCAAACCTAAACCTAAAAAAATCCAACCCAAAAAAACAATcgaccgttttttttttttttttttccaaaaatcgAACGACGGGTGTTGTTAAACACACCTATTAAGTATATTTAATATTACGTTTATGGTCATTTACTTATATACTATATTTTATTTTCACCCCTTTAACATGTAATACATTAAATTTATATCCCTTTAACTGTTATCTCTCATTTGATTTACATAAGTTAATTCATTTTAATGTTGTTTTTTAAATAAGTgtctataatttcatttttcattttcattttaaataaatgtctattattttgttttaattatgaaataaaaaataaaatggaaaaacaGATTGTAACAAAAACATACTAttataacatattatattttattacttttatttttgcAAAATGTTATTGTAAGACTAATTTGGTTGTATGAAatttatttcaatgttttaagactacaattattaaattttttgtgtttaaaaaccattttcagtttattaaattagtttattttaaatttttaatgtctgcagcagtctgcagatgttaacaaaaacaaatacgcttcttattacagtctgcagccgtttggtccacaTCTTCTGTTGCAGAGAGACTTTTGAATTtttgcttcgaaaaaacaaacaacacctaaatgaTTTTCAtatcaaagggcttctagcccaaCGATATCAGGTGATGTcctccctctttgaggtcgagagttcaagtcccgtcgtggaCATATGTGGAATTATATGTTAGTTAGGagttgataatatatttatatttgtcgGTTCAGAAAAAACTAAATGATTTTCATCAACTGTGTggatattttaaagtataagagtcataataagaagaaaaaattgaaagtacaatgctataattgttAGAAATTTTGAAGTATAGGATGTTACTTAAAAGATATTGGAAGAACATAAAGAAAGAAAATGTAAGTAGCAAGACAAT is part of the Lactuca sativa cultivar Salinas chromosome 7, Lsat_Salinas_v11, whole genome shotgun sequence genome and harbors:
- the LOC111912854 gene encoding uncharacterized protein LOC111912854; translated protein: MARTRSMARNQNDDAAASSSREMPKTCEHWSDLDHDLLDSVMMRLGVVDYYSFRGVCKSWRLLACSNENKFMASMPPMTISICCHAHDKTCFLEDFERRRFKTILPNSAVAACVGLTCGYLIFFVKKTHSFWLVNPITRKELHFPNFPSDYNPGIGRVILVFSPSIYGWAFVLLLHSCREIWFSIEGKGAWNHVSSYPFCIHDIYAFKGKIYALSDQMHRLFELRLIPHPKLTMLEIKKLKYFFYATRFVSSGERLCVRPPISKFLNELHELDFGEMKWVKPCEKTFEEYAFFYSDLNHGADVAVKWESLGRFASFPNTDDDGNITFFTAKMWYFPHQSMDVDRIDE